CACCGCGGGCATGGCCGAGGCGCTGGGCGATGCGCGGCTCCACGGCTTCCAGCCGAGCAGTGAGCTGCGGGTGCTCGATGGCGAGCTGTTTCTCCTGCCGCGCTGGGGGCTGCCGAAGGTGGTGGCCTCGGACCTGACGCTGTTGGGCTACCGCACGCTGCTGCGCGAGCTTCCCCAGTTCCGTGACTCCTTCTGGGATTCGCTCGGCTGGGGTGCCGAGGCCCGCGTGGCGTCGAGCGACGCGCGCCTGCTGCGCTATCGCGCGTCGGTGCAGGCGGAGGCGTTGATGGTGCTGGACGAGGACGCGCGCTTCTCGCGCTTCACCACGGTGGGCGTGGGCGGCCTGGCCGCGGTGCACTGGAACCGGGATGTGCTGACGCCGGCCGCGGGGCCGCGCCTGTCACTGGCGCATCGGATGGGGCTGTTCGGCTCGGGTGCCAACGCGGTGCGGCTGGAGGCGGCCTACGCGCCCACCTGGAGGGTGGGGGACACACACTTCACCCACGAGGCGGGCGCGGCGCTCCAGTTGGAGGTGTGGCTGGGGCGCGCGGGGCCCTTCGGCGTGCTCCTCACGCCCCGCGCGCAGGTCCGGTGGGAGGGGGCGATATCGCCCACGCCCCATTGGGAAGCCTTGTCGCCGTCTACGTGGTTGGCCGGCTCGGCGGAGCGGCGTCTGGCACTCGGGTTCGAGGTGCGCTGACAGGGGCGGGCTCGCCGATTTTGTAGCTCGTCCAGAACGGGTGGCTGATGGCTCCCGTCACGGCGCCGATGAAGATGCCGATGACGTAGAGCGCCGTGTACCCCCAGAAGCCCAGGCCATAGAAGATGTGGCCCTGGGTCGCCGAGCCGATGAAGAGGAAGAAGGCGAGGGCGGTGGGCACCGCGACGGCGGAGAGGGCAGCCGCGCCGAGCGCGCGCGGCATCCTTCGCGCGTGGAAGCCGCCGAAGGTGCCGGCCAGGAGCCCGTTGAACATGGGCAGGAAGAACAGGGCCATGCTGATGAACGCCATCACCAGCGTGCTCACGATGAACCGGTTGTGGACCGGATTGATGGTGTCTGGCTTGAAGGTCAGGTCCGCGGGAATCTCCTGGCGGATGTACTCGTAGCGCGGCTTGGGACCGGCAAGGGCCTTCTCCGGGTCCTGCGTCAGGATGCGCTCGGGCATGTCTGGCTACCTCCCTCGAGGGCAAATCAACGTGTGCTTGATGGCCATGAGTTTGTGACGCCAGCGGGTGCGCGGAAGGGCCGCTGGCCGCATCGGGGGGCGGGCCACCTGCCGGGCCCTGGAATTCTCCCTCCGGAATACTCGCGGAGTCCCTGGATACCCGAGTCGAGGGGCCCGAAGATGCGCGCCGGACTTGGCGGACGGTGGCCTCCGGCTATGCTGCCGCGCCCGGCAGCACCTCCATCTCTGCCCGTACGGAATTTTCCATGAGCTTTCGTCGCAAACTGCTGACCCTCGCCCTTGCCTCTTCCTCCCTGCTGGCCGCCTGCGTCGTGCAGCGTCCGTTCTATCGCGACGTCGTCCAGCCCGCGGGCTCGTCGGTGACGGCCGGCACCCTGGTGGACCTCATCGTCCTGGACTCGGACACCAACCAGCCCGTGAAGGGCGCCAAGGTTCTCTGGGGCGAGGACTCCCGTTCGCGCGAGTCCTACGTCACGGACGAGGACGGCCGGGTGTCCTTCGACGTGACGCCGGCGCTGCTGAAGGAGAACCCGCTGGTGGAGGTCGTGCTGCCCAGGGGCGTTCGGAGCTACCGCCTGCAGGTGGTGCCCGCGACGGATGCCGCCGCGCCCGAGGCGTCGGAGGCCTCTGCTGCTCCCGCGACGCCCGAGGCTCCCGCGACGCCCGAGGCCCCCGCCGTGCCGGAGACGCCGGCGGCGGAGGATTCCGCCGCGGCGCCTGAAACCGGCAACTGAGTCCGTTCTCTCTTCCGCGCGAGGCTCAGCCGAGCTTCGCGTGGAGGAAGTCCACGGTGCGCTGCCACGCCTTCGCGGCGTTGTCCGGTGAGTAGACCTCCGGACGCGTGTCATTGAAGAAGGCGTGCTGTGCGTCGTAGCGGTGAATCTCCATGGGGACGCCGCCGCCCTTCAGCTTCTTCTCCAACGCGTCCACTCGCTCCGGCGAGCACCATTCGTCATTGTTCGCGTAGTGCCCGAGCACCGGCGCGCGGATGCGTGACACGTCCGCGGCCTCCTCCGGGGGGATGCCGTAGAAGGGCACGACGGCGTCGAGCCCCGGCTCATTCGCGGCGGCCAGCAGCGCCAGCGCGCCGCCCATGCAGAAGCCCATGATGGCCACCTGGGTGCCGGGCTTTCGCGCGCGCAGCGCCTCCACCGCGGCGCGCAGGTCCGCCGTGGCCTTGTCCCAAGCCATCGCCTTCAGCATCGCGTTGGCCTCGTTGGCGTCCTTCGTCACGCGGCCTTCGTAGAGGTCCACCGCGAAGACGGTGAAGCCTTCTCGCGCCAGCCGGTCCGCCACGTCGCGCGTGTGCCCGTTGAGGCCCCAGTACTCGTGGATGAGCACCACCGCTCCGGGCGCATCGCCCTTCGGGGCTGCACTCAGATAGCCCGCCAGCGCCTGGCCCTGCTTGCCGATGAGCTGCGTCTGTCCTGTCATGGCTTCACCCTTGCGAGGTTGTGGAAGGGGGCGCAGCTTAACGGCCGATTCCGCGAACGCGCGCGCGAACCCGCCGCCGTGCCCGCTTGGCGACAGAGGACTGGCATGTCGAAGGCATTCACGAAGGAGGACTCGGGCGATGACAGCGTGATGCCCGTCCGTCCACGCGCGTCCTCCGGGGAGAAGCGCTACATCACCCCGGAGGGCTACCGGGCGCTCCAGGAGGAACTGGCGGCGGCGCAGGGGCCGGACCCCAAGGCGGGTGAGTTCACGGAGCTGGAGGCGGGCGTGCGCCGCAAGGAGCGCGAGCGGCGCGTACAGGAACTGGCGGCGGTGCTGGAGGACGTGCGGGTGGTGGAGCCCGACGCCTCGCAGGCCGGCCGCGTCTTCTTCGGCGCCTGGGTGGAGCTGGAGGACGAGGACGGCGGCCCGGTGCGCTACCGCATCGTCGGGCCGGACGAGTCCGACGTGAAGGCGGGGCGGCTGAGCGTGGAGTCGCCCCTGGCCCGGGCCCTGCTGGGCAAGGAAGTGGGCGAGTCCGTGGTGGTGGAGCGCCCCCGCGGCCCCGTGGAGTACACGGTGACGGCCGTGGACTACGCCGCGTCCTGAGCCGGGCTCAGCGCCTGGTGGCGATGACGGTGCTCAGCACGGAGAAGGGCTCCGGCATCAGGCCGTCGCGCACCTCGACGGTGAAGCCTTCTGCTTCGAGCAGCGCGCGGGCCCGGGGCACCAGGAACGTCAGGTAGTACATGACGAAGGGCGGCTTCCACAGCGCGTTGCGTGCGCGCATGGCGGCGTTGAAGCCCTTGGCCATCCAGTAGCCCGGGCGGAGCTTCGACGGCGGGTGCGCGGTGACGAAGAGGAAGCGGCCCCCGGGGCGCAGCGCGCGGGCGATGCCTTTCACGAGCCTTGGCTCGTCCTCTTCGAGGATGTGACCGAAGGCGCCGAAGCTGGTGACGACGTCGAACGCGCCGTCGAAGGGGAGCGCCAGCGCGTCGCCCTGGATGAACTCCAGCGCCGCGGTGCCCGGCGCCTGCGCGAGCTGCTGGCGCGCCTCGTCGAGCATGCCCTGGCTGAGGTCGAAGCCCACCACGCGCTCCCGCGCGAGCGGGCGCAAGAAGCGCATGGCCGCGCCGGTGCCGCAGCACACGTCCAGCGCGCTGCCGACGCTGCCGGGCGCGCCCAGTTGGGCAATGGCGGCCTCGAGCACCGCGTCTGGCGTGCGAAAGGGCGTGTACTCGAACTTGGGCGCGAGCAGGTCGTAGCCGTGCTCGACGGACGTGAGGGCCTGCGCGGCCAGCTCCCGGAGGGTGGGGCCCTTGCGGTGGAACATGGTGTCTCGGGGTGTATCGCACCCACACCGGCCCCTCCCTCTGAAAATGCGGCCGGTATCGGGCATTGAATGTTCCGCGGGGTGCCCCGTCAGAAGGTTCAAGCAGGACGACGGAGGAGGACGACAATGGCGCTCAAGACGGGTTTCGCGGTGCTGGCTTTCGGAATGATGTTCCTCGGCTCCACGGCCGCGCATGCGAAGGACGACAACGAGAAGTCGCGGTTCTCCCAGCAGCACCGGCATGACGGCCGCGGCGGCAACTTCGGTGTCCACGTCGACGCCCGCCGCCACCCGGGACCCGCGCCGCTGCCGCCGCCGCACGCTCGGGGCCGCTACGAACTGCAGACGGTGAACCGCTGGGTGCAGGGCCGCTACGAGCAGGTGTGGGTCCCCGAGGTGTGCCGCGAGCGTCACAACCGCCGCTCGCGGGTGACCCGGTGCACCGGCGGCTTCTACGAGCAGCGCTGGGTGCCGGCCCGCTACGAGCCGGTCCAGGAGTGGGTGTGGGTGACCTACGCTCCGGGCCGGGTGCACATGGCCAGCGCCGGCCGCCGCTAGACGATTCGAGTATCGGGGGACCGCGCCGCGGGCGCGCCGGGCTACGGGGGTAACCCGGCGCGCCTCGCGGCAGCAGGTCCACAGTGCCTTTCCCCGCCGGGCCTGTTACTGAATGCGCCGCATGGCGACCGCATTCATCACCGGGGCTGGCATCCGCATCGGCAGCGCGGTGGCCCGGGCCCTTGGCCGCGCGGGTTATGACCTGGCGCTCCATGCGAACCGTTCCCTTGAGCCGCTGGAAGCCCTGGCGGAGGAACTCCGAGGCCTCGGCCGTCGCGTCACCCTGCACGCCGCCGACCTGAGCCGCCCGGAGGCAGTGGACTCCCTGGCCGCGCAAGTGCGCGAGGCGTGGCCCGCGCTGGACGTGGTGGTCCACAACGCGGGCCTCTTCGAGCGCACCGACTTCGCCGCCATCTCCCGCGACCAGTACCGCACCATGATGGCGGTGAACCTGGACGCGCCCTTCTTCCTCACCCAGGCCCTGCTCCCCGCGTTGCGCGCCGGAAAGGACCCGTTGGTGGTGCACCTCACCGACGTCGGTGGGGAGCGGCCGGTGAGCCACTACGCGCACTATTCGGTGAGCAAGGCGGGCCTCATCATGCTCACCCGCGCGCTGGCGGTGGAGCTGGCCCCGCACATCCGGGTCAACGCCGTGTCGCCCGGCACGGTGGCCTTCCCCGAGGATTTCGACGCGGAGGCCCGCGACGCGGTGCTGCGCCGCATCCCCATGGGGCGCGAGGGCAACGTCGAGGACATCGCCCGCACCGTCGTCTTCCTCGCCCGCGAGGCGCCGTACATCACCGGGCAGGTCATCGCCGTCGATGGCGGCAGGAGCGCGCAGCTATGAGCGCCGAACACGCATTCCATCCCCCTGTCGTCACGACGCCGGACGGCCGCCCGCTGGACGTCATCGAGCTGCGGGGCCTTACGGTGGACTGCATCGTGGGCATCTTCAACAGGGAGCGCATCGCGGCCCAGCCGCTGCGACTGGACGTGGCCCTGTTCCTGGACACCCGCGCCGCCGCGGTGGGAGGCAGGCTGGCGCACACGGTGAACTACGGCCGGCTCGCGGGGGAGCTGCGCTTCCTGCTGGAGGCCTGCCGCTTCGAGCTGCTGGAGTCCGCCGTCGAGACGGTGTGCCGCTACGTGCTGGCGCCGCCCACCGACGACGTCCCGCGCGCGCAGGTCCACGCGGCCACGGTGCGGGTGACGAAGCCGCTGGCGCTGGGCGGGTTGGCGGTGCCGTCGCTCCAGATTCACCGGACGGCCGCGGAGATGGTGTACGGCCGGGAGGAGAAGGGCTTTGGCCGCGTGGACATCATCCACGAGGGCGCGGGCTATGGCGTCTACCGGCTGCGGGTGAAGCCAGGAGGCTGCATCCCCACGCACGTGCACCAGCAGATGGAGGAGAGCGAACTGGTGCTGGGCTCGGGGCTGCTGCTGCAGTTCAAGCCGGTGGCTCGGGGCATGGCCTTCCACTGGCCGCGCGGCTTCCTGCACCGCTACGACAACCCTTCATCCACGGAGCAGACGGTGCTCTGTGTGGACAGGCCGGGCTTCATCCCGTCGGACGAGGTGGAGACCGAGCCGCCGCCGGAGGGGCTGCTGCCCGTCACCGGCCACTCCTATTACCCGCTGGATGAGCCCGCGGCGCCGGGCTCTCCCGCGGAGCACCAACCGTGAGCGGGGCCGTGTCTTCAAGGAGCGCCTTCCATGAGTGAGGTGGGCACGCGCAAGGTGCTCGTCACTGGCGGTGGGACGGGCATTGGCCGCGCGGTGGCGGAGGCCCTGCTGCGCGCGGGGGGGCAGGTGGTGGTGTCGGGCCGGCGCGCGGAGGTGCTGGAGTCGCTGACGACCGCATGGCCGGGACGGGCCTTCGCGCTGCCGTGTGACCTGGCCTCGCTGGAAGCCCGCGAGGGGCTGCTTCGCCGTGCCGCCGGGTTGTTGGGAGGGCTGGACGGTTTCGTCCACAGCGCGGGGCAGGTGGTGCACCAGCCGCCGGGCCACATCGGCGAGGACGCGCTTCGCGCGCAGCTCGAGGTCAACCTCATCGCGCCGCTGCGGCTGGGCGAGCAGGCACTGGAGGTGCTGGAGCCGGGTGGGGCGCAGGTCTTCATCGCGTCCACGCTGGCCACGAGGCCCGTCGTCACCAGCGCGGTGTACAGCGCGGCGAAGGCAGGACTCCTTCAGGTGATGAAGGTGCTGGCGTTGGCGGGTGCCGCGCGAGGCGTGCGTGCCAGCGCGGTGCTGCCGGGCGTGGTGGAGACGGACATGGTGCGCGAGGTGCGCCTGGCTCCCGGCGCGGGGCCGCTGTCCGAGCCCGAGTACACGCGGCGGCAGGAGGCGCAGCTGGCGGGCTTGCGGGCGCTGCATCCGCTCGGACGGCTGGGGCGCCCCGAGGACGTCGCCGAGGCGGTGCGCTACCTGCTGGGCGCGTCGTGGATTTCCGGTTCCGAGCTGGTGCTGGATGGAGGGCTACTGCTGCGGGAGTGAGGCGCGGTATGAGGTGGCCTCGGCTCACGAGAACGACGAGATGCTCCTCGATAGACGGTTTCAGCTCTTCGTGGTGTTGGTGGGGGTGTTCGTCACCTCGCTGGTGGTGGGCGACATCATCAGCGTGAAGCTGTTCGAGGCGAAGGTGGGGCCGGTGGTGGCGGTGATGTCCATCGGCATCCTGCCCTTCCCGGTGACGTTCCTCCTCACGGATATCCTCAACGAGTTCTACGGGAAGAAGGCGGCCCGCTTCGTGACGTGGGTGGGCTTCTTCATGGCCATCTTCGCGGTCGTGGTGATTGCCATGGCCGTGCAGGTGCCGTGGGCGCCGCTGACGCGTGCGCCGGACTTCACGGGGACGGTGGAAGGCTCGTTCAACAACGTCTTCGCCGGCTCACAGCGCTTCCTCGTCGCGTCGATGATGGCGTACCTGGTGGGCCAGTTCTGCGACATCGCCATCTTCAACGGGCTCAAGCGACTGACGCGCAACCGGTTCTTGTGGGTGCGGGCGACGGGCTCCACGCTGGTGTCGCAGCTCCTCGACACGGTGGTGGTGCAGTACGTGGCGTGGACGGGCGTGCTGCCCAACGCCACCATCCTCAGCATCATCTACACGTCCTACGTGGTGAAGTTGCTGGTCGCGGTGGGCCTGACGCCCTTCATCTACCTGGGCCACGCCTTCGTCGAGCGCAAGCTGGGCATAGCCCCCGTGGTGCTGGGGGAGAACGGCGAACCCATTGCCCCGCCCGCGCCGCCCGTCACCCAGGAGGAGCAGCCCCGCGCCGCCTGAGCGCGTGGGGCTCAGTGGCTCAGCTTCCCTGCTGCACCAGCGGCGTGAGGATGTCCGTCCAGTGGGAGAAGATGGAGAAGTGCCCGCCGCCAGGGAAGAAGCGGGGCACCGCGCGCGGAATCCGGTTCGCGAGGTACCGTCCCATCTGCGGCGGGACAATGCTGTCTCCCTCCCAGTACCAGAGGTCCACCTCCGTCCGAATCTCCTCCAGGGGGACGTTCCACGGCTGCGCGAGGATGTGCGCCTCGCGCCGCATGCCCGCTACGCCCTTGCGCGTGGCCTCATACCGCCAGCCCTGCACCTGCGCGGCGATGCGCGGGTCCGCGAGCACCGCGCGGTCATCCGCCGACGCCTGGGAGCGCAGGCCCGCCAGCGCTCGCGCGGGATTGGCGCGCACCTGCCGGTCATGCATGGCCATCAATGGATGCAGTAGCCACTCCGGCCACGCGGCCATGCTGTACGCGTTGCGGTAGTCCCGGTTCACGCCCGCCATGGCGCCCGGCCGGGCCAGGGGCGCCGCGCCGGACACGAGCGCCGCGCGGGTGATGCGCTCGCCCAGCTTCCACGCGGACGCGGCGACGTAGGGCCCGCCCGCGGACACGCCGAAGAGGGCGAAGCGGCCAATCCTCAGCGCGTTGGCCAGCTGCTCCAAGTCATCCGGGAAGTCGAGCAGCGTGCGCCCGGGCTGGTAGTCCGACAGGCCATAGCCCGGCCGGTCCGGGGTGATGAGGCGCACGCCCAGCGCGTGAGTGAGCCGGTCATCCGGGTGACGCATGTGGCGCGAGCCCGGGTTGCCGTGGATGAAGAACACGGGCAGGCCGCTCAAGTCTCCAGACTCGACGTACGCGAGCCGCCGGCCATCCCGCAGGTGGACGGTGCCTTCGCGGACCTGCACGCCCATGGCTTCGGTGTCGGACGAGGCGTTCATGGTTCCATCGGCTTCGAGCGCGCGCCAATCCACGCGGAAATAGAGGGCCACACCTTCGTCGCGCCCTTGCTGGAGGCGGACAGGCCAATGTGGCCCACGGGGTAGCGCCGCGTCTCACAGTCCTTCGAGCTGACCAGGGAGGGCAGCGGCTCGCTCATCGCCGGCAGCGCGATGGTGTCGTGCTCGGCGATGACGTTGAGGATGGCGCACTGGATGTGGCTCAGGTCCACGCGCTCGCCGCCCACTTCCATGAGGCCCTGGGGGAAGAGGTTCTGCTGGTAGCAGTCCTTGATGTACTGCCGGTACACCTCACCCGGGAAGGGCACGGGGTCCGCGCCCCAGCGCTCCATGGCCAGGAACGTGGTGACGAACTCCGGGTCGTCGATGCGGCGGCACACCTCCAGCCACCGGGTGAGGCGCTGCACCGGCGCGGCCATGAGGAAGCCGCTCTCCAGCACCGGCGTGGGCACGTTGCCGTAGGCGTCCACCAGCGAGTCCACGTCGAAGTGGTTGGCGGACGTCCACAGCGTGTAGAGGCCACCCTTGCTGAAGTCCACCGGCGTGGCCTGGGCCACGAGGTTGCGGATGCCCTCGGGGTACAGGGACGTGTACGCCAGGGCCATGGTGCCGCCCATGCAGTAGCCGTAGAGCGTCAAATCCCGGCTCTTGCTCACGCGCAGCGTCCACCGCACCGCCGTCTGGATGAGCCCGCCGAGCAGGTCATCCCACGTGAGCCGCTCCTCGTCCTGTCCCGGTACGCCCCAGTCGATGGCGTAGACGTCATAGCCCTCGCGGGTGAGGTGCTCGATGAGGCTGCGCCCTGGAAGGAAGTCGAGGATGTACCAGCGATTGATGAGCGAATAGACGAAGAGGATGGGCGTGCGGTGGCGCCGGCGCGGGGCCGCGTAGCGCAGCAGCCGCATGCTGCCGCGCGTGTACACGACGGTGTGCGGCGTGGCGCTGATGGGCGGCTCGCGCACGCCCGAGGCCCTTTCGATGAAGGGCTTGAGGTACGGGTACGGATTGAAGGGCCGCGACTTGAGCGCGTGTGCGACGGCGCGGGTCAGCTCGACCTGCCCGGTGACGAAGGAGCGAAGGCGCTGGGGCGTGGACGCGGTCATGTCAGCGGCGGCGCTTGGAGGGCGCGCGCTCCTTGGGCGTGGGCTCGGGAGACTCAGGCTCGGGCTCCGCGCCTTCCTGACGGTGGAGCAGGTCCACCACCAGTTCCAACTGGGTGCCGAGCGCCTCCACCTGGTCATTCATCCGGCGGAGCTGGTCGCGCAGGTTCTCCACCTCGGAGGTGGTGGGCAGGCGCAGGGTGCGCAGCGCGCCTTCCACCAGGCCATTGCGGCGGATGCGGGCGTTGAAGCCCTGGCGCATGAGAGAGCCGCTCACGCGCAGGTACGCGGGGCTCTCGGTGACCTTGGCGGCCGCGCGGGTGAGGCCCTCCTCGGCGCGGGTGAAGACCTTGCCGGTGCGCGTGTCCGGGTGGGTGAGGTGGCCCAGCAGCTTCAGTCCGCGGGCGAGGAGCCCCTGGGACGGCGGCGGTCGTTCCGGATGACTCATGGCCGGCAGGTTATCTCAAGGCGCGGCGCAGGGGACGCCGCTGCCTGGCTCTATCGCTCCCAAAGTGAACCAAGATTCAACTTGCGTGCCTCGAAGGGCTCGGCATGGACATGGGCGCTACCGGTGTACGCGCCCAGGCGCTGCCAGTGGTTGCCTTCCCGACGATAGACCTCAAGCAACTGAATGCGCGGGTCCACGAACCACAGATGGTTCACGCCCTCGCGGGCGTAGATCGTCATCTTCCTCGAACGGTCCAGGGCTTCGGTGGAGGGGGACAGGACTTCGCAGAGCCAGTCGGGGACGAGTTCCACGCCCGTCACGTCTGGAATCTCTGGCATGCGTTCGCGCCGCCACCCGGCGAGGTCTGGCACGAGCACGTTGCCGCCCAGGTGGAGCTCAGGCTCCGGGAGGATGACCCAGCCGCCCGGGCCTTCCGCTCCGAGCTCCGGGTCGAACGGCGCCAGTTGCTGGCTGAGCCGGATGGCGGCCCTGCCGTGAAGCATCCTCGGACGGGGGCTGACATGCAGCTCACCCTCGATGATTTCCCCGACGACGTGCGGGGGGAGGCGCTCCAACGCCTCGTACACCTGCTCCGGCGGTGGCTTGTCACCCATGCGCCCAGAATGGGGCCATGTCTGGGACCTCGCAAGCCGGACTGCCTCTCCCGCATGGATGGCTTCGCTCATGTGTCGAGCATGCGCCATACCTCTGACATCCTCCGATAAGGAGGAAACCCCAGAGGTCCCCCTGGCTCAGCCCTGTCGCTTCACCGGCAGGGGCCCGAAGGACTGTGACACCGGCATCAGCGACATGACGTTGATGTTCACGTGCGCGGGCCGCGTGGCCACCCAGTGCACCGCGTCCGCGATGTCCTCGGGCGTCAGCGCCTGGGTGTTGGCGTAGACGGACGCCGCGCGCGCGTCGTCGCCCTTGAAGCGGACGTTGGAGAACTCCGTGCCGCCCACCAGCCCGGGCTCGATGTCCGTCACGCGCACGGCGGTGCCGTGCAGGTCCGCGCGGAGGTTGAGGCTGAACTGGTGCACGAAGGCCTTGGTGGCGCCGTACACGTTGCCGCCCGGGTAGGGCCACTCCGCCGCCACCGAGCCCATGTTGACGACGTGGCCCCGGTTGCGCGCCACCATGCCGGGCAGCACCGCGTGCGTGCAGTACAGGAGGCCCTTCACGTTGGTGTCCACCATCGTGTCCCAGTCCTCCACGCGGGCCGACTGCGCCAGGTCCAACCCCAGCGCCAGGCCCGCGTTGTTGACCAGCACGTCCACCTCGGCGAACTCCGACGGCAGCGAGCGGATGGCCCGCTCCACGGCCTCACGGTCCGTGATGTCGAGCGTCAAGGGGAGCACCCGCTCGCCCAGCTCCGCGCGCAGGGCCTCCAGCCGCTCGGTGCGCCGCCCGGAGGCGATGACGCGCGCGCCGTCCTGGATGAAGCGGCGGGCAATGGCCAGGCCGAATCCCGCGGTGGCCCCGGTAATCAGAACGTTCATGGCAGTCCCCTCGTGGAGCCAGCCCCGCGAGGGCCCGGCGTGTCAGTCGTCTTCGCCTTGATAGATGCAGCCACTGGTGCACGTCTCGCGGACCACCACCCGGCTGAGCAGGGGCAGGCCCGGACGCAGGCGCTTCCAGATCCACCGCGACAGGTTCTCGCTGGTGGGGTTCTCCAGGCCTTCCACCTCATTGAGGTAGTAGTGGTCCAGCTTCAGCCGCAGGGGCTCGAAGGCCTCCTTGATGTCGGAGAAGTCCATCACCCACCCGGACTGCGAGCCCACCGGGCCACGCACGTGGATTTCCACCCGGTAGCTGTGGCCGTGAAGCCGGCTGCACTTGTGCCCGGGCGGCACGTTGGGAAGCCGGTGCGCGGCTTCGAAGGTGAATTCCTTGAAGATGTCCAAGGCGTCTCCTGACAGCGGGTGGAAGGCGGCTCATATCCCGCGCGTTCCTCCTGGCGTCAAGGTACGCCCTGCCTCCCTGATACACCGGCATGTCTCGCCCCGCCGCGCGCCCACGCGCCCGGGGACGCCCGGCTCGGCCCTTCGCTCTGTGTGAAAAATCCCCGGGAATATTCCCGCGCGCGTTGCACACATCACACTCCAGCTCCCCGCGAAGGCCCACCTGTCGGTGAGGCGGAGCATCCGTCCCAACCCCGCGAAACCACGTTTCCTGTCTCCTCCCTCTACGTCCCGGCAGGCAGGGGTTGCCGCGCTCGGAGGGAATGAACAGCGCGGGGCTCGGAATTGGCGGCCGTCCTCGCGAGCGCCTCCCGCGCCGCGACCCACACCAGGAGTCCGCCAGGATGCGCAACCGCTCGCCGTGGTCCACGGCCCTCTGCTCCGCTGCCCTGCTGTCCTTGTTGGCCTGCAATGGGAAGGGGGAGCTCACCCAGGAAAGTGGCTCGCCTCCGGGCTCCAGCGAGACGCCGTCGACGGGCACCCCGTCCGTTCCTGGCACGCCTCCCACCCACGATGACGACGACACGACGAGCCCTGGAACGTCGGAGCCTCCGCCCGTCATCGTCGACATCCCGGATCCGCCGACTCAGCCCGAGCCCCAACCCCAGCCAGAACCGGAGCCTCCGCCTGAACCCGCGCCCCAGTACTCGCGCATCCTCTGGGTGGCGCCCAACGGCAGTGACAGTGCTTCCGCCACGGAGGCGGCGCCGCTGCGGACGGTGACGCGCGCGCTGGCGTTGGTGCGGCCGGGCGAGGCCATCTACCTGAAGACGGGCACCTACGCCGAGCGCCTCAAGCTGGAGGAGAAGGGGGGCTCGGCGTCCAACCTGCTCACGCTGCGGGCCGCGCCGGGCGCGACGCCGGTGCTGAAGCCGTCCGGCAGCGGCTCCGCCATGGTGGACGTGCGCGGTGCGTACTGGAGCATCGAGGGGCTCACCATAGACGCGGCGGGCACTGCCTCCTTC
This genomic stretch from Myxococcus virescens harbors:
- a CDS encoding Uma2 family endonuclease, with the translated sequence MGDKPPPEQVYEALERLPPHVVGEIIEGELHVSPRPRMLHGRAAIRLSQQLAPFDPELGAEGPGGWVILPEPELHLGGNVLVPDLAGWRRERMPEIPDVTGVELVPDWLCEVLSPSTEALDRSRKMTIYAREGVNHLWFVDPRIQLLEVYRREGNHWQRLGAYTGSAHVHAEPFEARKLNLGSLWER
- the ydfG gene encoding bifunctional NADP-dependent 3-hydroxy acid dehydrogenase/3-hydroxypropionate dehydrogenase YdfG, with product MNVLITGATAGFGLAIARRFIQDGARVIASGRRTERLEALRAELGERVLPLTLDITDREAVERAIRSLPSEFAEVDVLVNNAGLALGLDLAQSARVEDWDTMVDTNVKGLLYCTHAVLPGMVARNRGHVVNMGSVAAEWPYPGGNVYGATKAFVHQFSLNLRADLHGTAVRVTDIEPGLVGGTEFSNVRFKGDDARAASVYANTQALTPEDIADAVHWVATRPAHVNINVMSLMPVSQSFGPLPVKRQG
- the queD gene encoding 6-carboxytetrahydropterin synthase QueD, whose translation is MDIFKEFTFEAAHRLPNVPPGHKCSRLHGHSYRVEIHVRGPVGSQSGWVMDFSDIKEAFEPLRLKLDHYYLNEVEGLENPTSENLSRWIWKRLRPGLPLLSRVVVRETCTSGCIYQGEDD